Proteins encoded together in one Stutzerimonas stutzeri window:
- a CDS encoding cold-shock protein encodes MAERETGTVKWFNDAKGYGFIQRGNGADVFVHYRAIRGEGHRSLAEGQQVEFSVIQGQKGLQAEDVAGL; translated from the coding sequence ATGGCTGAGCGCGAAACCGGGACCGTCAAGTGGTTCAACGATGCAAAAGGCTATGGATTCATTCAGCGGGGTAATGGCGCCGACGTGTTCGTGCATTACCGCGCCATTCGTGGCGAAGGCCATCGCTCGCTGGCCGAGGGGCAGCAGGTGGAATTCTCGGTGATCCAGGGCCAGAAAGGCCTGCAGGCCGAGGACGTCGCCGGCCTCTGA
- a CDS encoding DUF2057 family protein produces MRCIFWVAVVGLLSGCAQQSHVKLYPGSELPKAQVVVVEVPDTLEVMSINGQELPLANSRFGTKNKTLHLQPGKYRINAYYKNGFDIGGGLSHEIVRTRGAVYSLDGRAGDVWKLEYNEPANLQEARAMKDTFAGWSKNQLTGERIETTVGAEPTSAVNQLLGGNSSAVAQTTVEPLDSAQTHSNVGVPVPSRAAPSQTLPHSDATLNTLQQLWLMLSPESRKAFLDWTQQ; encoded by the coding sequence ATGCGTTGTATTTTCTGGGTTGCCGTTGTCGGCCTGTTATCGGGTTGTGCACAACAGTCCCACGTGAAGTTGTACCCCGGCTCCGAGCTGCCAAAGGCGCAAGTAGTGGTGGTTGAAGTACCCGATACTCTTGAAGTGATGAGCATCAATGGCCAAGAGCTGCCTTTGGCTAACTCGCGGTTCGGCACAAAGAACAAAACGCTGCATCTGCAGCCCGGTAAATATCGTATCAATGCCTACTACAAGAACGGCTTTGATATCGGCGGAGGCCTGAGTCACGAAATCGTCCGCACGCGCGGAGCGGTGTACAGCCTGGATGGTCGTGCTGGTGACGTCTGGAAGCTGGAATACAACGAGCCGGCCAACTTGCAAGAAGCTCGCGCGATGAAGGACACTTTCGCCGGCTGGTCGAAGAACCAGCTCACCGGCGAACGCATCGAGACGACAGTCGGAGCAGAACCGACTTCCGCTGTGAACCAGCTTCTGGGCGGTAACTCCAGCGCGGTTGCGCAGACCACTGTCGAGCCGCTCGATAGCGCGCAGACCCACTCGAATGTTGGCGTACCTGTCCCATCTCGAGCAGCACCGTCCCAGACCTTGCCTCACAGCGACGCGACGCTCAACACACTGCAGCAATTGTGGCTGATGCTAAGCCCGGAAAGCCGTAAGGCATTCCTCGACTGGACTCAGCAGTAA
- the tcdA gene encoding tRNA cyclic N6-threonylcarbamoyladenosine(37) synthase TcdA → MSIDEQRFGGIARLYGRLGLERLAAAHVAVVGIGGVGSWAAEALARSGVGEISLFDLDDVCITNTNRQIHALEGAVGKPKVDEMAARIRAINPACRVHAVPDFVTRETMAEYITEGLDCVIDCIDSVPAKAALIAWCKRRKIQIIATGGAGGQVDPTQIQVADLNKTFNDPLAAKVRSLLRREYNFSRTPGRTYSVPCVFSTEQLRYPKPDGGVCQSKSFVGEGVKLDCAGGFGAVTMVTASFGMVAAAKAVDKLVAGARRPSERNVLAMTANSAGP, encoded by the coding sequence ATGTCTATCGATGAACAGCGTTTCGGCGGCATTGCCCGTCTGTATGGCCGGCTCGGTCTGGAGCGGCTGGCGGCGGCTCATGTGGCGGTGGTCGGCATCGGCGGTGTCGGCTCGTGGGCGGCCGAGGCGCTGGCACGCAGCGGCGTCGGCGAGATCAGCCTGTTCGACCTGGACGATGTGTGTATCACCAACACCAACCGGCAGATCCATGCGCTGGAGGGTGCGGTGGGCAAGCCGAAGGTGGACGAAATGGCCGCGCGCATCCGTGCCATCAACCCGGCATGTCGGGTTCATGCCGTGCCCGACTTCGTCACCCGCGAAACCATGGCCGAGTACATCACAGAAGGCTTGGACTGCGTCATCGACTGCATCGACAGCGTGCCGGCCAAGGCGGCGCTGATCGCCTGGTGCAAGCGCCGCAAGATCCAGATCATCGCGACCGGCGGGGCGGGCGGGCAGGTGGACCCGACGCAGATTCAGGTCGCCGATCTGAACAAGACCTTCAACGATCCGCTGGCGGCCAAGGTGCGCTCGCTGCTGCGTCGCGAATACAACTTCTCGCGCACGCCGGGGCGCACCTACAGCGTGCCCTGTGTGTTCTCCACGGAGCAGTTGCGCTACCCGAAGCCGGACGGCGGCGTCTGCCAGAGCAAGAGTTTCGTTGGCGAAGGCGTCAAGCTCGACTGCGCTGGAGGGTTCGGTGCGGTCACCATGGTCACTGCTAGTTTCGGCATGGTGGCGGCGGCGAAGGCGGTCGACAAGCTGGTCGCCGGTGCACGTCGGCCGAGCGAACGTAATGTGTTAGCCATGACAGCTAATTCTGCTGGCCCCTAG
- the dapE gene encoding succinyl-diaminopimelate desuccinylase, with the protein MTAPALSPTLELACELINRPSVTPLDEGCQQLMSQRLAACGFAIEPMHIEDVENFWAIRGNEGPVLCFAGHTDVVPTGPLQAWQNPPFSARIDEQGMLHGRGAADMKGSLAAMVVAVERFTADHPDHKGQIAFLITSDEEGPAHHGTKAVVERLRERGQRLDWCIVGEPSSTSLVGDVVKNGRRGSLGGTLTVRGQQGHVAYPHLAKNPIHLAAPALAELAAEHWDDGNEFFPPTSFQISNLNAGTGATNVIPGTLEAVFNFRFSTESTVEGLQQRTAAILDKHGLDWNVDWALSGLPFLTEPGALLDGVAKAIRSVTGRETTPSTSGGTSDGRFIATLGTQVVELGPVNATIHQVDEHILASDLDVLTDIYYQTLVNLLAC; encoded by the coding sequence ATGACCGCCCCCGCCCTCTCCCCGACCCTCGAACTGGCCTGCGAGCTGATCAACCGCCCCTCCGTGACGCCGCTGGACGAAGGCTGCCAGCAGCTGATGAGCCAGCGCCTGGCGGCTTGCGGCTTCGCCATCGAGCCGATGCACATCGAGGACGTGGAGAACTTCTGGGCCATTCGCGGCAACGAAGGCCCGGTGCTGTGCTTCGCCGGCCATACAGACGTGGTTCCCACCGGCCCGCTGCAGGCCTGGCAGAACCCGCCGTTCAGTGCGCGCATCGACGAACAGGGCATGCTCCACGGTCGCGGCGCGGCAGACATGAAAGGCAGCCTGGCCGCCATGGTCGTGGCAGTGGAACGCTTCACCGCCGACCATCCGGACCACAAGGGACAGATCGCCTTCCTGATCACCAGCGATGAGGAAGGCCCGGCGCACCATGGTACCAAGGCGGTGGTCGAACGCCTGCGCGAGCGCGGCCAGCGCCTGGACTGGTGCATCGTCGGCGAACCCTCGAGCACCAGCCTGGTGGGCGACGTGGTGAAGAACGGTCGCCGCGGCTCGCTGGGCGGTACGCTCACCGTTCGCGGTCAGCAGGGCCATGTGGCCTACCCCCATCTGGCGAAGAACCCGATCCACCTGGCCGCGCCGGCACTGGCCGAGCTGGCTGCCGAACACTGGGACGATGGCAATGAGTTTTTCCCGCCGACCAGCTTCCAGATCTCCAACCTGAACGCCGGCACCGGCGCCACCAACGTCATCCCCGGCACGCTGGAAGCGGTGTTCAACTTCCGTTTCTCCACCGAGTCGACAGTCGAAGGCTTGCAGCAACGCACCGCGGCGATCCTCGACAAGCACGGTCTGGACTGGAACGTGGACTGGGCACTGTCCGGCCTGCCATTCCTGACCGAACCGGGCGCGCTGCTCGACGGCGTGGCCAAGGCCATCCGCAGCGTCACCGGCCGCGAAACCACGCCGTCCACCAGCGGCGGCACCTCGGACGGACGCTTCATCGCCACCCTGGGTACCCAGGTGGTCGAGCTCGGCCCGGTCAATGCCACCATCCACCAGGTCGACGAACACATCCTGGCCAGCGATCTCGATGTGCTGACCGACATCTACTACCAGACCCTGGTGAACCTGCTGGCATGCTGA
- a CDS encoding GNAT family N-acetyltransferase, with translation MHIQTISRIAELASIAWDAMLSDTQPFVRHAFLSTLEDSGSVGGRSGWQPAHLVLRDPHGELRAALPLYRKSHSYGEYVFDWAWADACQRAGIGYYPKLLCAVPFTPVAGGRLLGDAEGAGLLIDALTEGLDRNETSGLHINFTEPAADRLVAGREGWLERIGCQFHWHNRGYRDFQDFLDALTSRKRKQMRKEREQVTAQGISFEWREGHELSEAEWDFVYACYANTYHVRGQTPYLTRIFFSLLAERMPEAIRVVLAVQGVRPVAMAFSLCDDSGLYGRYWGCLAEFDRLHFETCFYQGIDQAIADGLQRFDAGAQGEHKLIRGFEPVITRSWHYLQHPGLRAAVTDFLQQERVGVLAYAEAARQALPYRQAGS, from the coding sequence ATGCACATTCAGACCATTTCCAGAATCGCCGAGCTTGCTTCCATAGCATGGGACGCCATGCTGTCCGACACTCAACCCTTTGTCCGTCACGCCTTTTTATCCACCCTGGAAGATAGTGGCAGTGTGGGAGGGCGCAGCGGCTGGCAGCCAGCGCATTTGGTCCTACGCGACCCGCACGGCGAATTGCGCGCAGCACTTCCGCTGTACCGCAAGAGCCACTCGTACGGTGAGTATGTTTTCGACTGGGCCTGGGCTGACGCATGCCAGCGCGCCGGTATCGGTTATTACCCGAAGTTGCTCTGTGCAGTGCCGTTCACGCCAGTCGCCGGTGGTCGCCTGCTGGGCGACGCGGAAGGAGCGGGCCTCTTGATCGATGCGCTCACCGAGGGACTGGATCGAAACGAAACGTCTGGATTGCACATCAACTTCACCGAGCCTGCCGCCGACCGTCTTGTCGCAGGCCGGGAAGGCTGGCTGGAACGCATCGGCTGTCAGTTTCACTGGCACAACCGCGGCTATCGTGATTTTCAGGACTTCCTCGATGCGCTGACGTCGCGCAAACGCAAGCAGATGCGCAAGGAGCGAGAGCAGGTCACGGCTCAAGGCATCTCGTTCGAATGGCGAGAAGGGCACGAGCTCAGCGAGGCGGAATGGGATTTCGTGTATGCCTGTTACGCCAATACTTACCACGTACGCGGCCAGACGCCGTACCTCACGCGTATTTTCTTCAGCCTGCTGGCCGAGCGCATGCCAGAGGCGATCCGCGTCGTATTGGCTGTTCAGGGCGTAAGGCCTGTCGCCATGGCGTTCAGCCTGTGTGACGACAGCGGACTATACGGCCGATACTGGGGCTGCCTGGCGGAGTTTGACCGTCTGCACTTCGAGACCTGTTTTTACCAGGGCATCGACCAGGCCATTGCGGACGGCCTGCAGCGCTTCGATGCCGGCGCGCAGGGCGAGCACAAGCTGATCCGGGGCTTCGAACCGGTGATCACGCGCTCCTGGCATTACCTGCAGCACCCCGGTTTGCGAGCCGCGGTGACGGATTTTCTGCAGCAGGAGCGCGTCGGTGTGCTGGCCTATGCCGAGGCGGCGCGGCAGGCGCTGCCGTACCGGCAGGCCGGCAGCTAG
- a CDS encoding putative RNA methyltransferase — translation MLICPICQAPLSAVDNDVACPANHRFDRARQGYLNLLPVQHKNSRDPGDNQAMVEARRRFLDGGHYAPLARRLAELAAERAPQRWLDIGCGEGYYTAQLAAALPDAEGYALDISREAIKRACKRAPQLEWLVASMARVPLADASCDLLASVFSPLDWQEARRLLSPGGGLLRMGPTREHLWELRARLYDEVRDYDDEKHLSLIPDGMRLTHSETLSYQLQLDDAQPRADLLAMTPHGWRASAERRAAVIDTPLTVRVAIRYDWIERIS, via the coding sequence ATGCTGATCTGCCCGATTTGCCAGGCGCCGCTGAGCGCGGTGGACAACGACGTAGCCTGCCCGGCCAACCACCGTTTCGACCGCGCGCGTCAGGGCTACCTGAACCTGCTCCCCGTGCAGCACAAGAACAGCCGCGATCCGGGCGACAACCAGGCCATGGTCGAAGCACGGCGACGCTTTCTCGACGGCGGCCACTACGCGCCCTTGGCCCGACGCCTCGCCGAGCTGGCCGCCGAGCGCGCGCCGCAACGCTGGCTGGACATCGGCTGTGGCGAAGGCTACTACACCGCCCAACTGGCCGCCGCGCTGCCGGATGCAGAAGGCTATGCACTGGACATTTCCCGCGAGGCGATCAAGCGCGCCTGCAAACGCGCCCCGCAACTCGAGTGGCTGGTGGCGAGCATGGCCCGCGTGCCGCTGGCCGATGCCAGCTGCGACCTGCTGGCCAGCGTGTTCAGCCCGCTGGACTGGCAGGAAGCACGACGCCTGCTCTCGCCCGGCGGCGGGCTGCTGCGCATGGGCCCGACCCGCGAGCACCTGTGGGAGCTGCGCGCGCGGCTCTACGACGAGGTACGCGACTACGATGACGAGAAACACCTGTCGCTGATTCCGGACGGCATGCGCCTGACCCACAGCGAAACCCTCAGCTATCAACTGCAGCTGGACGACGCCCAGCCCCGCGCCGACCTCCTGGCGATGACCCCGCATGGCTGGCGCGCCAGCGCCGAGCGCCGCGCCGCCGTTATCGACACGCCGCTGACGGTGCGGGTTGCGATACGCTACGACTGGATCGAACGAATTTCCTAA
- a CDS encoding porin — protein sequence MKKKLIAVVVSAAAVMPVLAAADVNIYGRVHVSTDFLDDGADYSETNISSNSSRLGFKGDHQINPDLKAFFQVEQQINFTTGSGDSDSTNFATRDTFVGLAGDFGSVQLGRFDSPFKVARGPANLFGDQVGDMRNLTRVGNARFDERYDNTVQYTTPSFGGFNAVLAYSVHEGQWVEENEDSDGISVALNYVGGPLEASLAYETVEEDTSRGERDGIRAAAAYKLTDEFKLVGFYQTVDYDGFEGTSAALRDQLSSKTYGLGGEFKVASNTALKAMWMTRDADASNYDADMWVVGVEHKLDKAVRVYANYAVLDNDDNVALTPWSQARSANPTGQSINDGVNEALGEKASGLSVGLRYDF from the coding sequence ATGAAGAAGAAGTTGATTGCGGTTGTTGTGAGTGCTGCGGCCGTAATGCCTGTTCTGGCTGCGGCAGACGTCAATATCTACGGTCGTGTGCATGTTTCCACCGACTTCCTGGACGATGGTGCCGACTACTCCGAGACCAATATTTCAAGTAACTCTTCGCGCCTGGGTTTCAAGGGTGATCATCAGATCAATCCTGACCTGAAAGCATTCTTCCAGGTGGAGCAGCAGATCAACTTCACTACCGGTAGCGGAGATTCTGACAGTACCAACTTCGCCACTCGCGATACATTCGTAGGTTTGGCAGGTGATTTTGGCTCCGTACAGCTGGGACGTTTCGATAGTCCTTTCAAAGTGGCGCGCGGTCCGGCCAACCTCTTCGGTGATCAGGTCGGTGACATGCGCAACCTGACTCGTGTTGGCAATGCCCGATTCGACGAGCGATATGACAACACAGTTCAGTACACCACACCGAGTTTTGGCGGCTTCAACGCAGTGCTCGCCTATTCCGTACATGAAGGGCAGTGGGTCGAAGAAAACGAAGATTCCGACGGCATCAGCGTTGCGCTGAACTACGTTGGTGGTCCGCTCGAGGCATCCCTGGCGTATGAAACCGTGGAGGAAGACACCTCCCGTGGCGAGCGTGATGGCATTCGTGCTGCCGCTGCCTACAAGTTGACCGACGAATTCAAACTCGTCGGCTTCTATCAGACCGTCGACTACGATGGCTTCGAAGGTACCTCCGCAGCCCTGCGTGACCAGCTCTCTTCGAAGACCTATGGTCTGGGTGGCGAATTTAAGGTTGCCTCCAATACAGCTCTCAAGGCCATGTGGATGACTCGAGACGCCGATGCATCCAACTATGACGCCGATATGTGGGTAGTCGGCGTAGAGCACAAGTTGGACAAGGCTGTTCGTGTCTATGCCAACTACGCCGTCCTTGATAATGACGACAATGTCGCGCTGACTCCATGGAGCCAGGCTCGCTCCGCCAATCCGACTGGTCAGTCTATCAACGATGGCGTGAACGAAGCCCTCGGCGAAAAAGCGTCCGGACTTTCTGTCGGTCTGCGTTACGACTTCTAA